From a single Desulfuromonas sp. genomic region:
- a CDS encoding (Fe-S)-binding protein, whose amino-acid sequence MSRTDPLGNFRSEDAPTYESILQCMRCGFCLPTCPTYALTGRERSSPRGRVALARAVAEEKLEFTAAVKDEAYFCLDCRACTSACPSGVQAGEIMETCRSQAGAALPLKAWQQTFRRFVLEKMVPSPDLLETSMVPARLYQRLGIQWLVRHSKVLKLGPEWMGKAEGMMPELSKPLRPQLPGIVPARGKKRGRVGFFLGCVMTLMYPQVSRQTVRVLSHQGFDVVTPKDQKCCGAPHLNEGDRETARRLALHNLDLFLEQDVDYILTDCAGCGSALKEYEEILEERAGHERLAAFRAKVRDISEFLVEVGLRTDDLQPVKTSVTYHEPCHLCHAQKISAQPREVIKAIPGVELREMDEASWCCGSAATWGLKFTKESQQVLDRKLGNAAATGADLLVTANPGCHLQLAWGVREAGMPQRVVHVMELLGQAVPD is encoded by the coding sequence GTGTCTCGCACTGATCCGCTCGGCAACTTCAGGTCCGAAGACGCCCCGACCTACGAATCGATCCTGCAGTGCATGCGCTGCGGCTTCTGCCTGCCCACCTGCCCGACCTACGCCCTGACCGGCCGCGAGCGCTCCAGCCCCCGGGGCCGGGTCGCCCTGGCCCGGGCGGTGGCCGAGGAAAAGCTCGAGTTCACCGCCGCGGTCAAGGACGAGGCCTACTTCTGCCTCGACTGCCGCGCCTGCACGTCCGCCTGCCCCTCGGGGGTCCAGGCCGGCGAGATCATGGAGACCTGCCGCAGCCAGGCGGGCGCCGCCCTCCCCCTCAAGGCCTGGCAGCAGACCTTCCGCCGCTTCGTCCTGGAGAAGATGGTCCCCTCGCCCGACCTGCTCGAGACCTCGATGGTCCCGGCGCGGCTCTACCAAAGGCTCGGCATCCAGTGGCTGGTCCGCCACAGCAAGGTACTCAAGCTCGGCCCCGAGTGGATGGGCAAGGCCGAGGGGATGATGCCCGAACTGTCGAAACCGCTGCGCCCCCAGCTGCCCGGGATCGTCCCGGCCCGGGGGAAGAAGCGCGGCCGGGTCGGCTTCTTCCTCGGCTGCGTCATGACCCTCATGTACCCCCAGGTCTCGCGCCAGACGGTGCGGGTCCTCTCCCACCAGGGCTTCGACGTCGTCACCCCGAAGGACCAGAAGTGCTGCGGCGCCCCCCACCTCAACGAAGGGGACCGGGAGACCGCCCGCCGGCTCGCCCTGCACAACCTCGACCTCTTCCTCGAGCAGGACGTCGACTACATCCTCACCGACTGCGCCGGCTGCGGCAGCGCCCTCAAGGAGTACGAGGAGATCCTCGAGGAGCGGGCCGGGCACGAGAGGCTCGCCGCCTTCCGGGCCAAGGTCCGGGACATCTCCGAGTTCCTCGTCGAGGTCGGCCTGCGCACCGACGACCTGCAGCCGGTGAAAACCTCGGTCACCTACCACGAGCCCTGCCACCTCTGCCACGCCCAGAAGATCAGCGCCCAGCCGAGGGAGGTCATCAAGGCCATCCCCGGGGTGGAGCTGCGGGAGATGGACGAGGCGAGCTGGTGCTGCGGCTCGGCGGCCACCTGGGGCCTCAAGTTCACGAAGGAGAGCCAGCAGGTCCTCGACCGCAAGCTCGGCAACGCCGCCGCCACCGGGGCCGACCTCCTCGTCACCGCCAACCCCGGCTGCCACCTGCAGCTGGCCTGGGGGGTGCGCGAGGCGGGGATGCCCCAGCGGGTGGTGCACGTGATGGAGCTGCTCGGACAGGCGGTGCCCGACTAG
- a CDS encoding response regulator transcription factor has product MTDKVNILIAEDNPKDAEFLEQIIADWGVPCGLERAHNGLLALEMAVKQESPLVVSDIQMPEMNGIEFARSLWQRKPTARIVFWSQFKDEMYIRALARIVPPETVYGYILKSNTKERITSAIRTVLLDEQCWIDPEVRKVQGRAGHSQTALSDIEFEALVDISQGLTDNLIAQRRYLSRRGVQSRLNSLYAKLGVDQEQFHSEKAGDAFNLRNRAVAVALRRGLINAFELEQEEEDFQVWLKRFKSSQGSD; this is encoded by the coding sequence ATGACGGACAAGGTGAATATCCTTATCGCCGAGGACAATCCCAAAGACGCCGAATTCCTGGAGCAGATCATCGCCGATTGGGGAGTGCCGTGCGGCCTTGAGCGGGCCCATAACGGCCTTCTGGCCCTCGAGATGGCCGTCAAGCAGGAGTCGCCCCTCGTGGTGAGCGACATCCAGATGCCGGAGATGAACGGCATCGAGTTCGCCCGCAGCCTCTGGCAGCGCAAGCCCACCGCCCGCATTGTTTTCTGGAGCCAGTTCAAGGACGAAATGTACATCCGCGCCCTGGCCCGCATCGTTCCCCCCGAGACGGTCTACGGCTACATCCTCAAGTCCAACACCAAGGAGCGCATCACCTCGGCGATTCGCACCGTCCTCCTCGACGAGCAGTGCTGGATCGACCCCGAGGTCCGCAAGGTTCAGGGGCGGGCCGGGCACAGCCAGACCGCTCTGTCCGACATCGAGTTCGAGGCCCTCGTTGACATCTCCCAGGGGCTCACCGACAACCTCATCGCCCAGCGTCGCTACCTGTCGCGCCGCGGCGTGCAGAGTCGGCTCAACTCTCTTTACGCAAAGCTCGGGGTCGACCAGGAGCAGTTCCACAGCGAGAAGGCCGGCGACGCCTTCAACCTGCGCAACCGGGCCGTCGCCGTGGCCCTGCGGCGGGGGCTGATCAACGCTTTCGAGCTTGAGCAGGAGGAGGAGGATTTCCAGGTCTGGCTCAAGCGGTTCAAGAGCAGCCAGGGGTCCGATTGA
- a CDS encoding NAD-binding protein, giving the protein MKTIASELAYFLRGRARQNLKVLLLYCAFLTGMILVYATLFHYLMLHLEGREFSFIAGVYWTITVMTTLGFGDITFHSDPGYIFAAIVTISGVIFLLIILPFGFISLFLAPWIEQRLRYRPTLQLAPETSGHVLIFGVDAVTHAFIRKLQARSIPFVVVTDDYAEALRLEENEGIRVVCGSPTDPQVLAAVRITSARYIVANLSDPENTNVCLSVRAQCQTPIATLVREPEHADLLRLAGATQVIPLHKILGRYLATRSTTLGAMAHVLDSFGSLKIAEIPVHGTPFAGQTLAESQIRQRTGLAVIGLWARGTFTLPSPDTVLDEEALMVLAGTREQLDGL; this is encoded by the coding sequence ATGAAAACGATCGCTTCGGAACTGGCATATTTCCTGAGAGGAAGAGCGCGGCAGAACCTGAAGGTGCTGCTCCTCTACTGCGCCTTTCTGACGGGGATGATCCTCGTCTACGCCACCCTCTTCCACTACCTGATGCTGCACCTGGAGGGGCGGGAGTTCTCCTTCATCGCCGGGGTCTACTGGACGATCACCGTCATGACCACTCTCGGCTTCGGCGACATCACCTTCCACAGCGACCCGGGTTATATCTTCGCCGCGATCGTCACCATCTCCGGGGTGATCTTCCTCCTCATCATCCTCCCCTTCGGCTTTATCAGCCTCTTTCTGGCCCCCTGGATCGAGCAGCGCCTGCGCTACCGGCCGACCCTCCAGCTCGCCCCGGAGACGAGCGGCCACGTGCTGATCTTCGGAGTCGACGCGGTGACCCACGCCTTCATCCGCAAGCTGCAGGCCCGCAGCATCCCCTTCGTGGTGGTCACCGACGACTATGCCGAGGCCCTGCGCCTGGAGGAGAACGAGGGGATCCGCGTGGTCTGTGGCTCTCCGACCGACCCCCAGGTCCTCGCCGCGGTGCGGATCACCTCGGCCCGCTACATCGTCGCCAACCTGAGCGACCCGGAGAACACCAACGTCTGCCTGAGCGTGCGCGCCCAGTGCCAGACCCCCATCGCCACCCTGGTCCGGGAGCCGGAGCACGCCGACCTGCTGCGCCTGGCCGGGGCCACCCAGGTCATCCCCCTGCACAAGATCCTCGGTCGCTACCTGGCCACCCGCTCCACCACCCTGGGCGCCATGGCCCACGTCCTCGATTCCTTCGGCAGCCTGAAGATCGCCGAGATTCCCGTACACGGCACCCCCTTCGCCGGCCAGACCCTCGCCGAGTCCCAGATCCGGCAGCGCACCGGACTGGCCGTCATCGGCCTCTGGGCGCGGGGAACCTTCACCCTCCCCTCCCCGGACACGGTCCTCGACGAAGAGGCCCTGATGGTTCTCGCCGGAACCCGCGAACAGCTCGACGGTCTTTAG
- a CDS encoding TRAP transporter small permease subunit: MFFIEKSINGLNEKVGQLTSFLIIPLVLVVAYEVMMRYAFNAPTVWVFEATTLLYGTHFIIGIAYTHKHDGHVAIDIFETRLPKRPRTILRLIVNLILFMPTIGLLSIWSVIYAANSWQNWERASTSWAPPLYPFKTLMAIGFILLLLQGVAKWIHDFRTLKEQ, encoded by the coding sequence ATGTTCTTTATTGAGAAGAGCATTAACGGATTGAATGAAAAGGTCGGTCAACTGACCTCCTTTTTGATCATCCCCCTGGTTCTGGTCGTCGCCTACGAAGTCATGATGCGCTATGCCTTCAACGCCCCAACCGTGTGGGTTTTTGAGGCAACCACACTCCTCTACGGCACTCACTTCATAATCGGCATCGCCTACACCCACAAACACGACGGCCATGTCGCAATCGATATATTCGAGACGCGGCTCCCCAAAAGGCCCCGGACTATTTTACGCCTGATCGTAAACCTGATTCTGTTTATGCCAACCATTGGCCTGCTGTCGATCTGGTCGGTCATATACGCCGCCAACTCCTGGCAGAACTGGGAGCGTGCCTCGACCTCTTGGGCGCCACCGCTCTACCCGTTTAAAACCTTGATGGCCATCGGCTTCATCCTGCTGCTGCTTCAGGGAGTCGCCAAGTGGATTCACGATTTCCGTACGCTCAAAGAGCAATAA
- a CDS encoding universal stress protein, whose translation MLPEIKTILYSTDLGAGAPHVFRYALSIAQKHDARIAIVHAMEPLSTFGQSLVELHISHEQSEEIHRQAREKVKGDIEGRLETFCALELCGDPEGRERVSEIRIVEGQPAQEIVRLAGELKADLVVMGTHRHTAVGEALLGTTAHKVLHSCELPTLLVRIPNGYREEGF comes from the coding sequence ATGCTACCCGAAATCAAAACGATACTCTATTCAACCGACCTCGGTGCTGGCGCGCCCCATGTCTTCCGCTACGCCCTGAGCATCGCGCAGAAACACGACGCCCGCATCGCCATCGTGCACGCCATGGAGCCCCTCTCCACCTTCGGCCAAAGCCTGGTCGAGCTGCACATCTCCCACGAGCAGTCCGAGGAGATTCACCGCCAGGCCAGGGAGAAGGTAAAGGGGGACATCGAGGGGCGGCTCGAGACCTTCTGCGCCCTGGAGCTCTGCGGCGACCCCGAGGGGCGCGAACGCGTTTCCGAGATCCGCATCGTCGAGGGCCAGCCGGCCCAGGAGATCGTCCGCCTGGCCGGGGAGCTAAAGGCCGACCTGGTCGTCATGGGGACCCACCGCCACACCGCCGTCGGCGAGGCCCTGCTCGGAACGACGGCCCACAAGGTGCTGCACAGCTGCGAGCTGCCGACCCTGCTGGTGCGCATCCCCAACGGCTACCGGGAAGAAGGGTTTTAG
- a CDS encoding NAD-binding protein, with the protein MLGHGRIGCAAATFLERKPVPFILVDRHENPSCEEHVPIYGDATTPHTLQKAGIERAKGLIVTTNDDSTNVFLTLIGRHLSPHIRIVARSNGEENVDQLYAAGADFVVSNASVGASILLNVLESRASAFLTEGISVFRRPVASCLAGKTIAASRIRPTTGCSIVALILPKEKEPIVVPPPETVLEEGMDMLLIGSPGQEERFGVCLPEN; encoded by the coding sequence ATCCTCGGCCACGGCCGCATCGGCTGCGCCGCGGCCACCTTCCTCGAGCGTAAGCCGGTCCCCTTCATCCTCGTCGACCGCCACGAGAACCCCTCCTGCGAGGAGCACGTCCCAATCTACGGCGACGCCACCACCCCCCACACCCTGCAAAAGGCCGGCATCGAGCGCGCCAAGGGGCTGATCGTCACCACCAACGACGACAGCACCAACGTCTTCCTCACCCTTATCGGCCGCCACCTCAGCCCCCACATCCGGATCGTCGCCCGCTCCAACGGCGAGGAGAACGTGGACCAGCTCTACGCCGCAGGGGCCGACTTCGTCGTCTCCAACGCCTCGGTCGGCGCCAGCATCCTGCTCAACGTCCTCGAGTCGCGAGCCTCGGCCTTTTTGACCGAGGGGATCAGCGTCTTCCGCCGCCCCGTCGCCTCCTGCCTCGCCGGCAAGACCATCGCCGCCTCCCGCATCCGCCCCACCACCGGATGCTCCATCGTCGCCCTGATCCTTCCGAAGGAGAAGGAGCCGATCGTGGTGCCGCCGCCGGAGACCGTGCTGGAGGAGGGGATGGACATGCTCCTCATCGGCAGCCCGGGGCAGGAGGAGCGGTTCGGGGTGTGCCTGCCGGAGAACTGA
- a CDS encoding FAD-linked oxidase C-terminal domain-containing protein produces the protein MLSKTAINHLIEKLGPENVLHEKEDMLVLGYDSTPGVHHLPEVVVYPNSTEQVLAAMEIAAREGLPLVPRGSGTGLSGGSVPVEGGMVLCLTRMNRILEIDEENLTATAETGTITLDLFNAVAEKGLFYPPDPGSQKISTLGGNVMENAGGLRGLKYGVTRDYVMALQAILPDGSLLSTGGKSVKDVAGYSFRNLLVGSEGTLGIITEITVKLIPPPQAKRTFLAYFDDIRVAGEAVSKIIAAKIIPSTMEIMDRATINCVEDYVNIGLPRQMAALLLIEVDGHPAMVAEEAEGVETILRGVKAAEIHVAKDAAEADRLAAARRTALSALARVSPTTLLEDATVPRSRLAETFGEIERLTEKYGLQVGTFGHAGDGNLHPTVLCDERDHEEMKRAHAFFGDLYEKVLAWGGTVSGEHGIGLAKKEYLARQIGPGGVEVMRRIKNAFDPKGILNPGKIFDEGDPCTRPHVEEGFRVSH, from the coding sequence ATGCTCTCCAAGACCGCGATAAACCATCTGATCGAGAAGCTGGGGCCGGAGAACGTCCTCCACGAGAAGGAGGACATGCTGGTCCTCGGCTACGACTCCACCCCCGGAGTACACCACCTCCCCGAGGTCGTCGTCTACCCGAACTCGACCGAGCAGGTCCTGGCCGCCATGGAGATCGCCGCTCGCGAGGGGCTCCCCCTCGTCCCCCGGGGCTCGGGGACCGGCCTTTCGGGAGGAAGCGTACCCGTAGAGGGCGGCATGGTCCTGTGCCTGACCCGCATGAACCGGATCCTGGAGATCGACGAGGAGAACCTCACCGCCACCGCCGAGACCGGGACGATCACCCTCGACCTGTTCAACGCCGTCGCCGAAAAGGGGCTCTTCTACCCGCCCGACCCCGGCTCCCAGAAGATCTCCACCCTCGGCGGCAACGTCATGGAGAACGCCGGCGGCCTGCGCGGCCTCAAGTACGGCGTCACCCGCGACTACGTGATGGCCCTGCAGGCCATCCTGCCCGACGGCAGCCTCCTCTCCACCGGCGGCAAGAGCGTCAAGGACGTCGCCGGCTACTCCTTCCGCAACCTGCTGGTCGGCAGCGAGGGGACCCTCGGGATCATCACCGAGATCACCGTCAAGCTCATCCCGCCGCCCCAGGCCAAGCGCACCTTCCTCGCCTACTTCGACGACATCCGGGTCGCCGGCGAGGCGGTCTCCAAGATCATCGCCGCCAAGATCATCCCCTCGACCATGGAGATCATGGACCGCGCAACGATCAACTGCGTGGAGGATTACGTTAACATCGGCCTTCCCCGGCAAATGGCGGCCCTGCTCCTGATCGAGGTGGACGGCCACCCGGCGATGGTCGCGGAGGAGGCCGAAGGGGTTGAGACGATCCTGCGGGGGGTCAAGGCGGCCGAGATCCACGTCGCCAAGGACGCGGCCGAGGCGGACCGGCTCGCCGCGGCCCGGCGCACCGCCCTGTCGGCCCTGGCCCGGGTCTCGCCCACGACCCTGCTGGAAGATGCCACCGTTCCCCGTTCGCGCCTGGCCGAGACCTTCGGCGAGATCGAGCGCCTGACCGAGAAGTACGGTCTGCAGGTCGGCACCTTCGGCCACGCAGGCGACGGCAACCTGCACCCCACGGTGTTGTGCGACGAACGCGACCACGAGGAGATGAAGCGGGCCCACGCCTTCTTCGGCGATCTCTACGAAAAGGTCCTCGCCTGGGGCGGCACCGTCTCCGGCGAGCACGGCATCGGCCTGGCGAAGAAAGAGTACCTGGCGCGCCAGATCGGCCCCGGCGGGGTCGAGGTGATGCGCCGCATCAAGAACGCCTTCGACCCGAAGGGGATCCTCAACCCCGGCAAGATTTTCGATGAGGGCGACCCCTGCACCCGGCCCCACGTGGAGGAGGGTTTCCGTGTCTCGCACTGA
- a CDS encoding MBL fold metallo-hydrolase: MRSVFYPRLVNGPFGDPALYVRLAYRGEAFLFDCGDLRPLSVREILKIGAVFVSHAHIDHLVGFDILLRLFLCREGRLLLYGPPGMVVRMAGRLSGYTWNLTADFSFELTVREWDGVSGGEEATFRAREGFRPEGRRPWDCPDGVLLETPYCRVRSAALDHGGIPSLAFALEEPLHVAVHRDALEAHRYLPGPWLTALKDLVRGGAPEETPVSVPLAGGGSETLSLGMVASRVTHAERGMKVSYVTDASPSSENQEKIVELARDSHLLAIEATFAHAELERARARNHLTAQLAGRLARRAGAARFLLFHHSPRYQDRPDLLEAEARAAFAGS; this comes from the coding sequence ATGAGGTCGGTCTTCTATCCCCGCCTGGTCAACGGGCCTTTCGGCGATCCGGCCCTTTACGTTCGCCTCGCCTACCGGGGCGAGGCGTTCCTCTTCGACTGCGGGGACCTGCGGCCCCTGTCCGTCCGGGAGATCCTGAAGATCGGCGCCGTTTTCGTCTCCCACGCCCACATCGACCACCTGGTCGGGTTCGACATCCTGCTGCGCCTCTTTCTCTGCCGGGAGGGTCGCCTCCTTCTCTACGGTCCCCCGGGGATGGTCGTACGCATGGCCGGGCGCCTCTCCGGCTACACCTGGAACCTGACCGCGGACTTCTCCTTCGAGCTGACGGTGCGCGAGTGGGACGGGGTCTCGGGGGGGGAGGAGGCGACTTTCCGGGCGCGGGAGGGTTTTCGTCCGGAGGGGCGGCGGCCCTGGGACTGCCCGGATGGCGTGTTGCTCGAGACGCCCTATTGCCGGGTCCGCTCGGCGGCCCTGGACCACGGCGGCATCCCCTCGCTGGCCTTCGCCCTCGAGGAGCCCCTTCACGTCGCGGTGCATCGCGACGCCCTGGAGGCTCACCGCTACCTGCCGGGTCCCTGGCTCACCGCCCTCAAGGACCTGGTGCGCGGGGGCGCACCGGAGGAGACCCCGGTCTCCGTCCCCCTCGCCGGGGGCGGCTCCGAAACCCTGTCGCTGGGCATGGTGGCCTCCCGGGTCACTCATGCCGAGCGGGGCATGAAGGTCAGCTACGTCACCGACGCCTCGCCCTCCTCCGAGAATCAGGAGAAGATCGTGGAGCTGGCCCGCGACTCCCACCTGCTGGCCATCGAGGCCACCTTCGCCCACGCCGAGCTGGAGCGCGCCCGGGCGCGCAACCACCTGACCGCGCAACTGGCGGGCCGCCTCGCCCGCCGGGCAGGAGCCGCCCGGTTCCTGCTTTTCCACCACTCTCCCCGCTACCAGGACCGCCCGGACCTTCTCGAGGCGGAGGCCCGTGCCGCCTTCGCCGGGTCATAG
- a CDS encoding HAMP domain-containing protein encodes MRLALKHQISMAPATVLLLMTLLLGFLQYTYWDLSVKRQQAHTLGTVFVTLAEADLAARRIYDLSQRLTRGPMVDAGELHAMEELYRHLDMAVSKVTEMMPPPEETLAQLHQAVADLDPEGGFDPERFLAALAHLRPQLKVLSELSQKQRQSLREVHSRDIDELVARTTLVSLVVLGAAILLGIFLSLAFARRILSRIQTLSDSAGRIARGELVPPPAPEQVRDELDDLALSINRMTERLIRVVGAEKLLEGAEEERRRIAMDIHDQTLSDLSSVLRGLQGMKETEGCSGQAAGLEEDLQRAIANLREVMDNLHPQTLEILGLGAALQSHMERHLAKGGCPEYHLHISPGAEAEPLNRLVSLTLYRIAVEAVHNVIKHARAERYEVNLDRRNGEMVLSVEDNGTGFDAGQVGARGGRGLNNIRERAGAIGARVSWGASRFSTGTRFELTLPVGQAKNEG; translated from the coding sequence ATGCGTCTTGCTCTGAAACACCAGATCAGCATGGCCCCGGCGACGGTCCTGCTGCTGATGACCCTGCTGCTCGGATTCCTGCAGTACACCTACTGGGATCTGTCGGTGAAGCGCCAGCAGGCCCACACCCTGGGCACGGTCTTCGTCACCTTGGCCGAGGCCGATCTTGCCGCCCGGCGGATTTACGACCTCTCCCAGCGCCTGACCCGGGGGCCGATGGTAGACGCCGGCGAACTCCACGCCATGGAGGAGCTCTACCGGCACCTGGACATGGCGGTCTCCAAGGTGACCGAGATGATGCCCCCGCCGGAGGAAACCCTCGCCCAGCTGCACCAGGCGGTGGCTGACCTCGATCCGGAAGGCGGCTTCGACCCGGAGCGTTTTCTCGCCGCCCTGGCCCACCTGCGTCCCCAGTTGAAGGTCCTGTCCGAACTGTCCCAGAAACAGCGGCAGAGTCTGCGCGAGGTTCACAGCCGGGACATCGACGAGCTGGTGGCACGGACCACCCTCGTCTCCCTGGTGGTGCTGGGCGCCGCCATTCTGCTCGGCATCTTCCTCTCGCTGGCTTTCGCCCGGCGCATACTCAGCCGCATCCAGACCCTCTCCGACAGCGCCGGCAGGATCGCCCGCGGCGAACTGGTTCCGCCGCCGGCCCCGGAGCAGGTTCGGGACGAACTGGACGACCTGGCCCTTTCCATCAACCGCATGACCGAGCGGCTCATCCGGGTGGTTGGCGCCGAGAAGCTTCTTGAGGGGGCCGAGGAGGAGCGCCGCCGCATCGCCATGGATATCCACGACCAGACTCTCTCCGACCTCTCCTCTGTGCTGCGGGGCCTGCAGGGCATGAAAGAGACCGAGGGCTGCAGCGGACAGGCCGCCGGCCTCGAGGAAGACCTGCAGCGGGCCATCGCCAACCTCCGGGAGGTCATGGACAACCTGCATCCCCAGACCCTGGAGATCCTCGGCCTGGGCGCTGCCCTGCAGTCTCACATGGAGCGCCACCTTGCCAAGGGCGGCTGCCCCGAGTACCATTTACATATATCCCCCGGCGCCGAGGCCGAGCCCCTGAACCGGCTGGTCAGCCTGACCCTTTACCGGATCGCGGTGGAGGCGGTGCACAACGTGATCAAGCACGCCCGGGCGGAGCGCTACGAGGTCAACCTCGATCGGCGCAACGGTGAGATGGTGCTGTCGGTGGAGGACAACGGGACCGGCTTCGACGCCGGGCAGGTCGGGGCCCGCGGCGGGCGGGGCCTCAACAACATCCGGGAGCGGGCCGGAGCCATCGGAGCCCGGGTGAGCTGGGGGGCTTCCCGGTTCAGCACGGGAACCCGGTTCGAGCTGACCCTGCCGGTCGGCCAGGCCAAGAACGAGGGGTAG
- a CDS encoding TRAP transporter large permease subunit translates to MTPEFLAISMFVFLMASIALGHPLAITLAAVATLFGLIDNGGNVPALLDLFVNNSWGLFQNYTLVAVPLFIFMAQVLDRSKVSEALFDALYIVLGGLRGGLGMAVIVVSTVFAATTGIVGASVVAMGLMAGPALLRRGYDRSLSAGIICSSGTLGILIPPSIMLVVYGGLTGMKETSVGNLFAGAILPGLLLSGMYLLYVGLRCFINPKLGPPIPHEERTHSLSQKVRMTLRSFVPPFGLILTVMGTILAGVATPTEAAALGCVGAMVLAMFNRKFNRDIISQAAIATLRTTSMIMLLFIGGKLFSVVFLSMGGGDAVADLLLGMDVHEYVVLAIMMAVVFIMGMFIDWAAILLVVVPIFTPIAMDLGFDPLWFAMLICVNLQTSFLTPPFGYSLFYFKGVAPPEYTIGHIYKGILPFVALQVIGLAVMIFFPEIITWLPGVFFGR, encoded by the coding sequence ATGACTCCCGAATTCCTCGCCATTTCAATGTTTGTCTTTTTGATGGCATCGATCGCCCTCGGCCATCCACTTGCCATCACCCTGGCCGCCGTCGCCACCCTGTTCGGACTGATCGACAACGGCGGCAACGTCCCGGCCCTGCTCGACCTTTTCGTTAACAATTCCTGGGGATTGTTCCAGAACTACACCCTGGTTGCCGTTCCACTCTTTATCTTCATGGCACAAGTCCTTGACCGCTCCAAGGTATCCGAGGCCCTCTTCGATGCGCTGTATATCGTCCTGGGCGGCCTGCGCGGCGGCCTGGGGATGGCGGTCATTGTCGTCTCGACGGTCTTTGCCGCCACGACCGGCATCGTCGGCGCATCGGTCGTCGCCATGGGACTGATGGCCGGACCGGCGCTGCTTCGGCGCGGTTATGACAGAAGCCTCTCAGCCGGGATTATCTGCTCCTCCGGGACCCTCGGCATCCTGATTCCGCCATCGATCATGCTGGTTGTTTACGGCGGCCTGACCGGAATGAAGGAGACCAGCGTTGGCAATCTGTTCGCCGGCGCCATCCTCCCCGGCCTGCTGCTCTCCGGCATGTACCTGCTCTATGTCGGTCTACGCTGTTTTATCAACCCAAAACTTGGACCGCCTATCCCGCATGAAGAGCGGACCCATAGCCTCAGCCAGAAAGTCAGAATGACCCTGAGGAGCTTTGTCCCTCCTTTCGGCCTGATTCTCACCGTCATGGGCACCATTCTCGCCGGGGTCGCCACCCCGACCGAGGCGGCCGCACTCGGCTGCGTCGGCGCCATGGTGCTGGCAATGTTCAATCGTAAATTCAACCGGGACATCATCAGCCAGGCAGCGATTGCCACCCTGCGCACCACCTCGATGATCATGTTGCTCTTTATCGGCGGCAAGCTGTTTTCTGTCGTCTTCTTGAGCATGGGTGGCGGTGACGCGGTCGCCGACCTGCTGCTCGGCATGGACGTCCACGAATACGTCGTCCTCGCAATCATGATGGCGGTGGTCTTCATCATGGGGATGTTCATCGATTGGGCGGCCATCCTTCTGGTGGTGGTGCCGATTTTCACCCCTATCGCTATGGACCTCGGCTTCGACCCCTTGTGGTTCGCCATGCTGATCTGCGTCAATCTACAGACCTCCTTCCTGACTCCGCCCTTCGGCTACTCGCTCTTCTACTTCAAGGGCGTGGCACCGCCGGAATACACCATTGGGCATATCTACAAAGGGATTCTGCCCTTCGTTGCTCTCCAGGTCATCGGCCTGGCCGTCATGATCTTTTTCCCGGAGATCATCACCTGGCTGCCGGGTGTCTTTTTCGGCCGCTGA
- a CDS encoding Pycsar system effector family protein, translating to MTNPTPAEEPLIPRLLASNALRANLSKHMTLNQMADTKASMIITAASLVITITLTQFDKLGLATVLLLLVAGILAVIFSILAILPPLHAKGQINLFYYRSFDQLSEEEFKSRFKEAIADRDKLYDAYLHEIYYLGKHRLARKYGLIRNGLWTLLAGLSGAVLATLWLHLG from the coding sequence ATGACGAACCCCACCCCCGCCGAGGAACCCCTCATCCCCAGGCTCCTGGCCAGCAATGCCCTGCGGGCCAACCTGTCCAAGCACATGACCCTCAACCAGATGGCGGACACCAAGGCCTCCATGATCATCACGGCCGCCTCGCTGGTCATCACCATCACCCTGACCCAGTTCGACAAGCTCGGCCTGGCCACCGTCCTGCTGCTGCTGGTGGCGGGCATCCTGGCGGTGATCTTCTCCATCCTCGCCATCCTCCCCCCGCTTCACGCCAAGGGCCAGATCAACCTCTTCTACTACCGCTCCTTCGACCAGCTCTCCGAGGAGGAGTTCAAAAGCCGCTTCAAGGAGGCCATCGCCGACCGGGACAAGCTCTACGACGCCTACCTGCACGAGATCTACTACCTCGGCAAGCACCGCCTGGCGCGCAAGTACGGCCTCATCCGCAACGGCCTCTGGACCCTCCTTGCCGGCCTGAGCGGCGCGGTCCTGGCCACCCTCTGGCTGCACCTCGGCTGA